ATCATAGCCGCCAAACTTTGGggtgctgtaacagcccgattttgactctaattggacatagtggtttcgggaccacaagtccgagttaaaaaaatattttaatattatttcatgtgtttattatatgttaatttacatgtgtgaaaatttcgtgaattaattttattgtttgtgtgcttaatttaataaaaggacttaatcgcataaaatgtgaaattgactaattaatgtgtaaagtgctaacttgctaatgtctttataatgtgaagtccttaataggaaattaggccattattcAAGATAGTGGATCGCATTATGCttataaattatagtttttatattatgtataaaggttataataatatattatattataatgttaatatattaaaagacaaacaaattaaaagccacatttttcatcttattttgaccgaaactagagaaaagaaaaagaaagaaacctaagctaggttcggccatcttttgaagcttaattcaaggttagtttttgttcggtttttgatgatttttacgtttttgagatcgttgctttgaatacttcaaaacccatgtcttaattttgtgaattgatgaatattttgaattatgccattgatgaatatttgtgttttgggatgtttgatgatggataatggaagatatgtcttagattaacatgttttgtattggtatttttgatgaatttgagtatttagggctaaattgtgaaaataaatttttgagggactaaaatgtgaaataaatgcaatgtgtggacttgtatgagaaccatgaatattcggcccttgtgtgttatgggcaaattttgtgtattttgtgttttgtgcaaaaaggactaaattgcaaaaagtgcaaaatgttaggggcaaaatggtaattttcccatttatgtattgttggactcaaatgaatgttttgatgaataaaaaggttaaatttgactatgtttagatcaaggaacgaagaaaacgaatttggatcgggggaagtcgaagataatcgaatagtcgatcgtgtttgctgatatccgaggtaagtctattagctatttaatgtcataaaatcagtatataaataagtatatgagctgtttttggatgaattataattaaaaatatgatagttgaaataattaaaagtatgagtgaattatatatatattatgcaaatctacatctatatgttctcgtattgaacttaggtatgccatttatacaagtttataaggggttcgactatgcaactatgcatgtatatgttcttgtgataaatttaagtatgaaacttatatatgaaaaagggagattcgattaggtatgtatgttcttgtaaaggttcttgaacggggttgaagagatgaaattattagcttggattatcttaatgtgttcgaaagtatgatattaatagtatgcttcaatgtgttaagttatatatatatatatattcggatgtataatttagatattgagttgaatttgatgactgaactttttataccgatgtgggttaaggatatagtttataaattattgagctgaatttttatgtgaattctatataccattatgatatacaactcctatgaattgagattcttttgttaaagctcagtatcattcggtttatcgttagtgacataattcagactttacgtctagcaggcttaatgccggtgaaattattcagactataagtatagcaggcttaatgccggtgacacatttcagactataagtctagcaggcttaatgccggtgacacatttcggactataagtctagcaggcttaatgccggtgacacatttcggactataagtctagcaggctaagagccggtgtattgaatcaggttttaaaacctagcaggctaaatgccggtgaatccgtttaaagcatgtgataatatacaattgatacctctatgattttgattatatgaaatcgatgtatacataaatgttcaatcacatgattttagtcatattaacttgatgagcatatatatatacatatatttggtctaagcaattgatagatatgtatatatatatatgttgcattcggcataggtgaatatatttatgtgtatgcattcggcataggtgaaaataagtgtatgtatctatgcattcggcatagatgggtataggtgcatatgtgcattcggcatttatggatgataagcataaaaatttggcttttgatatatgtagttgaatagttgtatttaaatggattcgatgaagtgcgaacaataagtactctagaaatcagtatatgctgttaaggattatgctagtaacttgattatatgcatataatgtatatacatttgtccgtttatgtgtattagataaatatacatccttttagacttaaacaaaatgactcaataaagtagtgtttgattagtaatcatatttgatgattgtaatttcaataaatttacttaaagaattatatgattcttttatatgtattatagatatgctgtagacttactaagctataaaagcttactttgtttgctttcgttcattcgtttttatagattttttttttgaagacgcgttacgagctcggggatcatcagcaccgcccatcacactatcgacttcttttggtattttgttaaatatttgaactcgatcttatggcatgtataggcttgataatgttttggataattttgaatcctattgtgtaaatagcaatgcgaaaagagtttaacttccatgcttgaatttgattatatatgttcatgaattggacttgcatttggaattagatattaaagttatgtttatgtgagcttggtttcgtaatgcctcgtaaccctgattcggcgacggagacgggttaggggtgttacaggtgcaTTGAAAGGTCTCCAATTAGCCTCGAATCTTGGGCTTGAACGAGTAATCCTTGAGATGGACAGTACTAAAGCGATCCAAGTGATTCAAACAATTGAAGCGGATCAATAATATTTTGTTGTATGCGAGCCATCAAGAACCTACTCCAACTTCCTTGGATGGTTAGGATTGCACATATCTTCAAAGAGGGCAATAGGGTTGCTGATGGATTGGCTTTAATGGTGTTCTCAAGACCGTTAGGTAGATATACTTTTATGCAATCATCGAATGAAGTGCTCCATTTATTGCACGATGACTACTCTGGAATGGCTTGGTCTCGCTTAGTGTAGCTGTGGTTTATTCCTTCTTCTTGTACAAAAAAAATGTTATGTGccataatttgattaatttagaaGTTTTCTTAACAGGAGTTAACGAAAGTGGTATCAAATACTCAcccttttaattaatattaaatttaaaactttatgtAAGTTAATGAGAAAAGTTGCATAGTTTGAATACCTATTTTTCATATAAGCCCATGAAAAAAAGGGTTCTATTACATGTGGATGAGAGAGAGAGATTAAAATGGATTctagataataataaaaacaaaagttatGATATAAGAGATAGCGCAACACGTAGATGATGAAGTGGTACAATATCAAAATGCTACCTTATTTTAtggattaaaattaagaaaaaatttaagtttaagaattaatataaagtataaacccaaaaaaaagttTTAGGATCAAGTTTAATGTTGTCTTATCTCTTATCAtaaattaacaaaagaaaaataattaaatatattaatatatgataaagcagTAGTTTATGAAAGAAAAAAGTGGATagatattatttgttttatataatatccatttttactcataatttctatcaaacttttaaatagaaggaaaaaacatattttaaatgcgTTCAAACTTATATTTTAATGGTTACTGCAATAGTAATTATATCAACTAAACTAAAGCTCAATCATCATGTGcctagttatttattttttaagtgtgTAGGtaatgtttaaaaatataaaatattgtgATTAACATTAACACTATTATTTTAAGtgagatttttattaaaaaaattagtctaTACGAACTTTAGATTCAAACATAgctagaaatatatatatatcaacaaaGAGGGGTTAAGattgattttttattcatttatttaattttagacttaattaaatttgtctatttaagcatataactttttattaacttatttaattagaattaattaaattttcgtATATAgttcttattaatttatttaacttcAAATCAACTAAATATAGAAAGTAAAGCCTGTTACTTTTTCTAATCAATGGATTCTTTTAGTAAAATTTGTTATcagaaagttttaaaattttaataaatttagggaTAAAACAATAGTAAATGATTACATAAtagaataattatataaaattttaaataatcacAACAAttgtttgatgaattttttaagtCAATAAGTTATCTTTAATtggtatttaaaaaatttaaaactaaataaatgTGACATTAATTCTAAAAGAATTCCCTGTTTATCAAATTATAATTTGTAactaatataaatagtaaaaaaaatcatatttttaagaaCGTAATCATTTTAGTATCCAATTGTTATTAAacgtttaaaatttaaattatggtAATTTAATagagaaattcaaaattaagtcTAACCAtccttattataaaaaatattttacaaaataatattaaataattgacAACGtactaattaatattaaaataaaataaaacaaatttcatgttgacaaatataaaaaatttcaaaacaaacatttgtaagCAATTAATAACGTTGAGGTAAAAAtagtattaaataatttataattcatgaataaaaaaaaagttaataatctCAACAATTTCTTAATTTAATGCCAACAATCCCATTCCCCTCcccaattaaattttataattaggtaaaaaaataaCATAGGGTGATGAGAAGTGATGGTGCTATTGGAACACACCATGCTTATCTGAGTCAGACAAGTTGGTATAAACATGCAGACTAAAACGCATACAAAGAAAATAACAAGTGTTTGTTTTAACCCTTTTTAGGGATGCAGAACAAGAAGTTTCTATCTTTAGAAACTAAGAACCCCACCAAAAGAAATGCAAGTTTTTGGAGTTTAAGGTCAGTTACTCTCTACTTCGGATTTCACCAGATTCCAATTTCTTTCTTCTACTTATTCAAAATGAGGTCATAGAATATTCATATCTTCAGATTCTTGCATATGgtagcttctttttttttactcCCGTGTCTTCAGTGACTACGTTAGTCGGAATCCCAAAACGAAATTTCAGCTTAACCTCGAATCACCAAGTTGTGTATATGATAGGATAGCTTTAAAGTTCAAACCCTTTGCAATCACCCGtggtatatataattaaatatttccTTATCTGGgtcttgtttctttattttttcttcttacaagttttgttttgtttctacttctTTGTTGGGATTTGTTATTTCATTCATACCTAACCTCATATTCTAaagttatttttccttttaatatatgattaaagaATAACAATAAAGGAGTTATATTTGCTTTTGGGTAGGTATTTAATTACTTCAGCACAAAGGTCAAAtgcctttcttttcttctcccttGGGAGGGTCATCTTTATATTGAGAGTTATCTGCTAAATTGCAGGATTTGACTGTACAAATGATGGTATTTGCTGCTTTCACTAAAGTTCTTTCTCATCTGTCAGGTGAAGTAGAAAAGCCTTGGAACCTCTTGATCttcattgattttctttttcccttttagaTTATTGTTCAAATGATATGAATCCGCATCTTGTCTTAAAATTAACTACAGTATGATCCTCTTGATGTGTTTTTCATAATCCCAGAATTTGAATGTTTAGCTTTTTCCCTGTTGCTGCCTATTTTCTATCATAACAGTCTTTTCTTGGAATTTGGTCCTTGTAAGAAACTAGATTTTAGACTTTattcataatttcatttttggTTATGTTCCTATTGGGATTTATGTTTGTCCCAAAAGAGTGTTCTTTGCCTAGGGATCTTTACCTGAAAGACTGCCAATCTTTATTCTGGGGATATACTTCCAGCATCATAGACTTTCTTACCTTCTCTGTTATTTGTGCATTCATGATGTTACCAAATCATGGGCAAATTTGTTCTATTAATTCATTATCTCGCTCCTCCTTAAGATGTTCCTAGTCTTGAATGCAGAAACTTCTTACCTTGCTGCCGATGATTAGTCACATAGCATGGATTATGTTatgttactcataagctattcaAGTTCATAGCCAGTTTTACTTGAAGAGGCATTCTTCTATTTCATGTCTTCCATCAGCAGGCATACTAGGTTCCTCCTACTACGAACATGAGATAAGCAACTGTTTAACTTGCACTAGCAATTTTTTTTTCAGGATTCACTTTGTAATACGACCATCCCGAGAGTTGAAACCATGTCTTTAGTAACATCCACAGAACCAGCTATCACAGCATGTAGAAATACAAAGCTCTATTCAGTACAGGGTAGCGGTGACAGTTCTGGCTTGTCCACTCAAATGTTTGGCTCTGATAAGCATAAGCCTAGATGCATTACTGATTCATACAGCAGTGAGAGCTATGAAAAGTTGTTTGTTGGCTCTCCTTCGGAAGAGCTTATGCATCCATCTAGTTCTGATGTTTCAGAAAGTTCAATTCGCCAGCAGGATGTCTCTTCTTACCAGCCAAGAGGTACTTCAGTTTTCTCCTTAACTGGTCAGAAACCATTGAACTCTTATGTTTTCttaatttgatttcttttgtCAGATTACTTGGAAGTTCAAAGTGCAGATACATTAGACGATGATACAGATAAGATGAAACTGATGCTTCAAGAACTGGAGAGAGATCTGCTTGGTGATAATGATGTTGATGTAGGTGATATGTTTGGCACTGGTCTGAACATGGAAATAGATGGTGAATGGTCCGGTCCTGTCCGGACAGAACCAATTCATGAACCACCAAAGGAGTCATCTTCCTCAGAATCTAATCTCAGTAGCATCAGCAACAACAAAGAGGCATCACATTTTTCATCTAGGACTCCTAAGCAAATGCTTATCGAGTGTGCTGCTGTACTCGCGGAAGGCAACATTGAAGGAGCTTCAGCCATAATAAATGAGCTTCGCCAGCTGGTGTCGATTCATGGAGATCCTCCTCAGAGAATCGCAGCCTACATGGTTGAAGGTCTTGCTGCTCGCGTGGCTGCATctggaaaatatctttataaaGCTTTAAGATGCAAAGAGCCCCCTTCTTCTGATAGGCTTGCAGCCATGCAAATCCTCTTTGAGGTGTGCCCTTGTTTTAAATTCGGATTTATGGCAGCAAATGGTGCAATTATAGAGGCATTTAAAGATGAAAAGAGGGTACATATAATAGATTTCGATATAAATCAAGGTAGCCAATATATTACACTGATTCAATCAATTGCTAAGTTGCCTGGTAAGCCACCTCACTTGAGGTTAACTGGGGTTGATGATCCCGACTCCGTTCAACGTCTTAATGGAGGTCTTCAAATCATTGGACTAAGACTCGAGAAGCTAGCTGAAGTACTTGGCGTTTCATTCGAGTTTCAAGCTGTTGCCTCAAGGACTTCACTTGTCACTCCATCTATGTTGGATTGCCGGCCTGGAGAAGCACTTGTAGTGAACTTCGCATTTCAGCTGCACCACATGCCTGATGAGAGTGTTTCAACAATAAATCAGCGAGACCAGCTTCTTCGGATGGTTAAGAGCTTAAATCCAAAACTTGTTACTGTCGTTGAGCAAGATGTGAACACAAACACCTCTCCCTTTTTCCCAAGGTTCATTGAGGCCTACAGTTACTACTCCACTGTCTTCGAGTCCCTGGACGTTACACTTCCAAGGGAGAGTCAAGACAGGATGAATGTTGAAAGGCAGTGCTTGGCACGGGACATAGTCAACATTGTCGCTTGTGAGGGAGAGGAAAGAATAGAGCGGTACGAAGTTGCAGGAAAGTGGAGGGCAAGGATGACGATGGCTGGCTTCACTTCTTGTCCAATGAGTCCAAATGTGATCGATATGATCCGGAAGCTAATCAGGGAGTACTGTGACAGGTACAAGCTGAAGGAGGATTTAGGAGCACTTCATTTTGGTTGGGAAGGCAAAAGCTTGATTGTTGCTTCAGCATGGAGGTAGAATTATCATGTTAATGTTACCTTTTTCCTGGGTACCTGGCTTTAGTTCAGTTATGTATGGTCATTGTAACTATAATTTTGTGTAGGATCCAGATGCACTTCTTTTGTGCTGATGTCAAATCTCAGGGACTAATAGGGATTGTTTCTTGTAATATAATATTGATCCATATAAAATATTTGCTCCCATTTAAGGATTGGGTCTTCAATTAGATATTCTCAGAAGTTAGAACCCGTTGAGAAGCCCACAGTTTAGGGTTTAACCTGCCCCTACCAAGCTGAGGGGCCGATGGCCAACCAATGTACGTAAGGCCTACATTTTGTGAATGCTTAATGGATGAGAAATTTGTGGTCAACCAAGGAAACCACTCCACTGCCTTATgatttatttttccctttttgccTAATGTAAACAATTCACTAAATATTGAACGTTATCCACTTCAGTTTGAGCTCTCTCCAGCACCTCACAAATATTAAGCCAAAAatttccaaagaaaaaaaaaaaaaaaggcaccCCCTGCAAGGTCCATATCTTTAACATCTATCATCGATCCTTGCGAGACTTTCAGGGGAAGAGCTAAAGATGGCCTTGGAAAACTGTTTTCAATTGAGCTCAGTTTGCACCACTAGAGCTTGTGTGATGCAAAGCTACCGCCATCAATTTTCATCTGTTGAGAAGATTCATTTGCCGACATTTCGAGGGTTCAACAAACCCAATCTGTCATTCTCTTCATCTTTTGTTCATTCATTCAAAGGCAGATGCCAAAAATCCAGGCTCATCTGCAAAGCTAGTGAAGCTGTTGATCAGGGTACGCAGCTATCTCTTATAAATTAAAACATTGTTTTATTGTTGCCTTTAATGCTATGCAAGTCCTGTATAAGTTTTTAATGTAAACAAGCTCAGTAGCTGAGCGTCCATGGTAGGTACTTAAAATTAAAGAGTAAGCATTAGAGATACGAAGTTAAATGCATTGCCTATCAATAAGATTCCTAAAGTAATTTGGTTATTGTATGAAATATGAATGACCTGAATTTTATACTTTTAAGGAATAGTGAGGATGAGGCATTGAGGCCTGATGGGTCATAGGAAAAGGATTCTATTGCTATGTTAAATTGGGTGGTTGATTATCCCAAAggtttaaattaaaagaaaaatatctcAACTATCATACAGTGgcatgaatgatgaaattttgtaggAAATAAAGTTATAGGCAGAATTTGATTAAGGTTCTGCACATTTGCAGTTGAAGCGGTGACAGAAGCAAGCTGGGGAGAGCTTGTGCTGGGGAGTGAGACCCCAGTATTGGTGGAGTTTTGGGCACCATGGTGCGGACCTTGCCGCATGATTGAGCCAGTGATCGCAGACTTAGCAAAAGAATATGCAGGAAAGATAGCTTGTTACAAGCTCAATACTGATGAAAGCCCCAACATCGCCACGGAGTTCGGGATAAGGAGCATCCCGACCATGCTGTTTTTCAAGAATGGGGAGAAGAAAGAGAGCATCATCGGTGCTGTGCCAAAGTCCACCTTGGCCGCTAGCATCGACAAATATGTTGATAGCTGAAAACAAATCAAAAGATTGCTGTACGTGGAATCGAATGTAAGAGCTACGTACATGGTCTATTCATGACATACCAGTTTTtatatatcattcattcaaaTTGCCCATCTATCAACATTTTTCCTTGTTTAATTATCTTGTGAATACTAGTGACAAAAAATCCATTCTCTTTCTAATCTACAATGCGCTTTAATTAACCTGCATTTTCAACgatacttcattcttttttcttCCTCTGTTCCTCGTTAATGATGTAATGCATGCTACATACAAGTTTTTGGATGTTGTGCGCTTGAGAGGGACTTCAGCTCATTATGTACCAATATGTATAACCCTATTATGTTATGTTCAAGATGAGGAATTTAATGAAACGATTACATTATCTACgtattaaataaaatactattaagtatttttttaaaaattaagaaattaaaacaaaagaatatgtatgtttaattttaaataaatatataactattatcctaaattaattattaaaattaaggtTAGTATTTAGTAAATTGAGAGTGTACTTTTTTTATTCACAAGCAACCTTAAAAAATTgtcacatgtttttttttaatatttattgtttaatatTTTCCTATACTCTACAGAACACTTGTCAAGCTTCTAACCcttctatattatttcattattaaatcCATTATCACCATCCaaatttttatttgtaatattttttttaaactattgTGTATAACAAAGtgcttttaatttaaataattattttgaattaattattatataaattaaacgaataataaattgtttaaaattttctttatgatTTTAACAGTATATTTAAATaagttttacattttttagaAATATGTTTTTAGACTGATGGAAGTTTTAACATAgttatttaaaaattacataccaatttttttttaaattaaattttaatttgtaagtaaattatgaaaatataaccAACTTGCTTCATAAAAAACTTGCACTAACTTAcatgtaattaaaattttgaaggagttaaaaagttgatttaaaacacttaatcaaacatctaCCCAATCTAACTTCAAAAAAAATAGGACTAAAAGtgcaaattattataaatttttgattCACTGAATTAAAATTGATTAGAGAGGGACCAACTTGCATGTAATTAAAATCTTGAATGAGTTAAAATAGAAAAACACAAACTAATCTTATTGCGCAACATATATATGTTAGAATTCACTAACAAAACATATCACTTAAAGTTCAActcaaacaaaatcaaaatcaaaattaattatacaaAACACAGTGAAGCtaaataaattatacaataaATTGAAGCTTCATGAAAGGGCATTACcaaataattcaaatcatataaaacataaactaatttcaatagataa
The genomic region above belongs to Gossypium hirsutum isolate 1008001.06 chromosome D05, Gossypium_hirsutum_v2.1, whole genome shotgun sequence and contains:
- the LOC107914129 gene encoding thioredoxin M-type, chloroplastic, whose translation is MALENCFQLSSVCTTRACVMQSYRHQFSSVEKIHLPTFRGFNKPNLSFSSSFVHSFKGRCQKSRLICKASEAVDQVEAVTEASWGELVLGSETPVLVEFWAPWCGPCRMIEPVIADLAKEYAGKIACYKLNTDESPNIATEFGIRSIPTMLFFKNGEKKESIIGAVPKSTLAASIDKYVDS
- the LOC107914128 gene encoding scarecrow-like protein 1 encodes the protein MSLVTSTEPAITACRNTKLYSVQGSGDSSGLSTQMFGSDKHKPRCITDSYSSESYEKLFVGSPSEELMHPSSSDVSESSIRQQDVSSYQPRDYLEVQSADTLDDDTDKMKLMLQELERDLLGDNDVDVGDMFGTGLNMEIDGEWSGPVRTEPIHEPPKESSSSESNLSSISNNKEASHFSSRTPKQMLIECAAVLAEGNIEGASAIINELRQLVSIHGDPPQRIAAYMVEGLAARVAASGKYLYKALRCKEPPSSDRLAAMQILFEVCPCFKFGFMAANGAIIEAFKDEKRVHIIDFDINQGSQYITLIQSIAKLPGKPPHLRLTGVDDPDSVQRLNGGLQIIGLRLEKLAEVLGVSFEFQAVASRTSLVTPSMLDCRPGEALVVNFAFQLHHMPDESVSTINQRDQLLRMVKSLNPKLVTVVEQDVNTNTSPFFPRFIEAYSYYSTVFESLDVTLPRESQDRMNVERQCLARDIVNIVACEGEERIERYEVAGKWRARMTMAGFTSCPMSPNVIDMIRKLIREYCDRYKLKEDLGALHFGWEGKSLIVASAWR